From Acidobacteriota bacterium, a single genomic window includes:
- a CDS encoding sulfite exporter TauE/SafE family protein: protein MSTFELITLILLFFATSIVGVVTGSNSLVTVPVMFQFGIDPRVAVATNMFGLTFMSIGATIPFLRSGTIERKTVTPLILITVVASAIGAALVSLIAPGGLKLIVSIAMIVVTVFTLLNRNAGVKKFEASSSRTALVYVLTFALGVYGGLYSGGYVTMLTAVFVGLFGMKFSESVAATKVINVFSSAIATAVFMWQGLVDYRLGLILGASMFAGAYIGAHTVTKMSDVWLKRIFVIVVLALALKTILDFGF, encoded by the coding sequence ATGAGCACATTTGAGTTAATCACCTTGATCTTGCTCTTTTTCGCGACGAGCATCGTCGGCGTCGTCACGGGCAGCAATTCGCTCGTCACGGTGCCGGTGATGTTTCAGTTCGGCATCGATCCAAGGGTCGCGGTCGCGACGAATATGTTCGGACTGACGTTTATGAGCATCGGCGCGACGATTCCGTTTTTGCGGAGCGGTACGATCGAACGCAAAACCGTGACGCCGCTGATCCTGATCACGGTCGTCGCTTCGGCGATCGGAGCGGCACTTGTTTCGTTGATCGCGCCCGGCGGGCTGAAACTGATCGTTTCGATCGCGATGATCGTGGTCACGGTCTTTACTTTGCTGAACCGGAACGCCGGCGTCAAAAAGTTCGAAGCCTCATCGTCGCGGACCGCGTTGGTCTATGTTCTGACGTTTGCGCTCGGAGTTTATGGCGGTCTCTACAGCGGCGGCTATGTGACGATGCTGACGGCTGTTTTCGTTGGATTATTCGGAATGAAGTTCAGCGAATCGGTCGCCGCGACGAAGGTCATCAACGTCTTTTCATCGGCGATTGCCACCGCCGTTTTTATGTGGCAAGGTTTAGTAGATTACAGGCTCGGACTGATTCTCGGAGCCTCGATGTTCGCCGGCGCGTACATCGGCGCGCACACGGTCACGAAGATGAGCGACGTCTGGCTCAAACGGATCTTCGTCATCGTCGTTCTCGCGCTCGCGCTTAAGACGATTTTGGATTTTGGATTTTAG
- a CDS encoding DUF4350 domain-containing protein: protein MRQRLFILVGLFILIAVLIGLNAASYTQKEKLPDSEMLPNRSTFNGGATGSRAFFDLLNETGRKPVRWIEPPAELDNRSSPSTFVVIGSLRQEYSDKEIEDLLRWVSQGRRLVIIDRNPPVSLAKTTANYEITLEGFEKPFFDTDAYNQPEMTLGTKAAKPSQPTVYTRGVNAIQPSRFATSIEVRRIDNPEVQEMMYGRGNAPVDFDPTPPTDDEEDFSGMPTPKPLKTVKDKLGAPAATTPDRSNPQNEDYSVQTEDSTTTVALTAPVVHFANDRKNIVVDVPFGSGRIVFLSDPYIVSNAGISIADNAALAVNLVGSDGTIAFDEYHQGYGSNRNRFFEFFDGTPVIAMFLQIALLIGLVFFSQSRRFARPVPEPEPNRLSKLEYVSAMAELQQRTNGYDIAVENIYTDFRRRVARLVGVDNFTASRRNLALLIVERLPDENADEVESVMKRCEDVMHGDRTGKKEVLRLTKRLREIEENLGLQRRKKNAGER, encoded by the coding sequence ATGCGTCAACGACTTTTCATTCTTGTCGGATTGTTCATCCTGATCGCGGTGCTGATCGGGTTGAACGCCGCGTCGTATACGCAAAAAGAGAAGTTGCCCGACAGCGAAATGCTGCCGAATCGTTCGACTTTCAACGGCGGTGCGACCGGATCACGTGCGTTTTTCGATCTTCTCAACGAAACCGGCCGCAAGCCTGTGCGCTGGATCGAGCCGCCGGCTGAGCTGGACAACAGGAGTTCGCCATCGACGTTCGTCGTCATCGGGAGTTTGCGTCAGGAATACAGCGATAAGGAGATCGAGGATCTTCTCCGTTGGGTCTCGCAAGGCCGCCGGTTGGTGATAATTGACCGAAATCCACCCGTTTCGCTGGCGAAGACGACCGCAAATTACGAGATCACGCTTGAGGGTTTCGAAAAGCCGTTCTTTGACACCGATGCTTACAACCAGCCGGAAATGACTCTCGGCACGAAGGCCGCGAAGCCGTCGCAGCCGACCGTATACACGCGCGGCGTTAACGCCATTCAGCCGTCTCGTTTCGCGACCTCGATCGAGGTCAGGCGAATTGATAATCCGGAAGTTCAGGAAATGATGTACGGCCGCGGCAACGCTCCGGTCGATTTTGATCCGACGCCGCCGACTGATGACGAAGAAGACTTCAGCGGAATGCCGACGCCGAAACCGTTGAAGACCGTCAAAGACAAGCTCGGAGCACCGGCCGCAACAACGCCTGATCGGAGCAATCCTCAAAATGAAGACTACTCGGTTCAAACGGAAGATTCGACGACGACCGTCGCGCTGACCGCGCCGGTCGTGCATTTCGCCAATGACCGGAAGAACATCGTCGTCGACGTTCCGTTCGGTTCCGGACGGATAGTTTTTCTCAGTGACCCGTATATCGTTTCAAATGCCGGGATCAGCATCGCCGACAATGCTGCTTTGGCCGTGAATCTGGTCGGATCGGACGGAACGATCGCATTCGACGAGTATCATCAGGGCTACGGGTCGAACCGCAACCGTTTTTTCGAGTTCTTTGACGGTACGCCCGTGATCGCGATGTTCTTGCAGATCGCGCTACTGATCGGTCTTGTGTTCTTTTCCCAAAGCCGGCGTTTCGCGCGGCCAGTTCCTGAGCCCGAACCGAACCGGCTTTCGAAACTGGAGTACGTTTCGGCAATGGCCGAACTCCAGCAACGAACAAACGGTTATGACATTGCCGTCGAGAACATATACACGGATTTCCGGCGTCGCGTCGCGCGCCTTGTCGGCGTCGATAATTTTACGGCTAGCCGGAGGAACCTGGCGCTTCTGATCGTCGAACGCCTGCCGGATGAGAACGCCGACGAAGTTGAATCGGTGATGAAGCGCTGCGAGGATGTGATGCACGGCGACCGCACCGGAAAGAAAGAAGTTTTGAGACTGACCAAGCGCTTGCGCGAAATCGAAGAGAACCTGGGGCTGCAACGGAGGAAAAAGAATGCGGGTGAAAGGTAG
- a CDS encoding nuclear transport factor 2 family protein, translating to MKKLIVLFVLIGIGGLSFGYKAFADEKEKVRVPLESYIKGHATGNPDFIRAAFHKDARINAFRDGKLLNLSAEEFAVRFNGKAADDEAKRKRSIDTIEISGNSAIARITLDYPAVKFTDYMSLLKIDGEWKIINKTFYAEPKEAGK from the coding sequence ATGAAAAAACTGATCGTACTTTTCGTCTTGATTGGAATCGGCGGACTTTCATTTGGCTACAAAGCCTTCGCCGATGAGAAGGAGAAGGTTCGCGTACCGCTGGAGAGTTACATCAAGGGCCACGCGACCGGAAACCCCGATTTCATCCGGGCTGCATTTCATAAGGACGCTCGCATCAACGCCTTTCGCGATGGAAAGCTGCTTAACTTGAGCGCCGAGGAATTCGCAGTTCGTTTCAATGGCAAGGCTGCTGATGACGAAGCGAAACGCAAGCGTTCGATCGATACGATCGAGATCAGCGGAAATTCTGCAATCGCGCGAATCACGCTCGATTATCCGGCTGTGAAATTTACCGATTATATGTCGTTGCTCAAGATCGACGGCGAATGGAAGATCATCAATAAAACGTTCTACGCCGAGCCGAAGGAAGCGGGCAAATAG
- the mnmA gene encoding tRNA 2-thiouridine(34) synthase MnmA — MKIAVAMSGGVDSSAAAALLKEQGHELVGFTMQLWNQRRQINTDENGEPLPSRCCSLDDVYDARRVAESLGFPFYVLNLEKDFERDVVEPFVQSYLSGQTPIPCVACNSRLKFASLDKMALSLGCEKVATGHYARVEYDEAANRYRLFRGKNHWKDQSYFLWELNQEQLSRSLFPLGEMLKSEVRDIARESNLYTAEKQESQEICFVPDGNYSGFIDRYLEHEDRREELPAPGDIVNTRGEKIGEHTGIHRYTIGQRRGLGIAHEKPLYVVQIERLKNQIIAGEKEELDAYEFIAKGVNWVAFDTPSAAVRAQVKIRYRHEPASATIHALPGDRARIVFDEPQAAITPGQATVWYDGEETVGGGWIEKN; from the coding sequence ATGAAGATCGCGGTCGCAATGAGCGGCGGCGTCGATTCGTCGGCGGCCGCCGCGCTGTTGAAGGAACAGGGACACGAACTCGTCGGATTTACGATGCAGCTGTGGAATCAGCGTCGTCAGATCAACACCGACGAGAACGGCGAGCCTTTGCCGTCGCGATGCTGCTCGCTTGACGATGTTTACGACGCGCGGCGCGTGGCCGAAAGCCTCGGGTTTCCGTTCTACGTGCTGAACCTCGAAAAGGACTTCGAGCGCGACGTCGTCGAACCTTTCGTACAGAGTTATCTGAGCGGCCAAACGCCGATCCCCTGCGTCGCCTGCAACTCGCGCCTGAAATTCGCGTCGCTCGACAAGATGGCGCTCAGTCTCGGCTGCGAAAAGGTAGCGACCGGGCATTACGCGCGTGTCGAATACGATGAGGCGGCAAACCGCTACCGATTGTTTCGCGGAAAGAACCACTGGAAAGACCAGAGCTATTTCCTCTGGGAGCTCAATCAGGAACAGCTTTCTCGATCGCTGTTTCCGCTCGGCGAGATGTTGAAATCCGAGGTCCGCGACATCGCTCGGGAATCCAATCTTTATACGGCCGAAAAGCAGGAGTCGCAGGAGATCTGCTTCGTGCCGGACGGCAATTACTCCGGATTTATCGATCGATATCTCGAACACGAAGATCGGCGCGAAGAACTTCCGGCACCCGGCGACATCGTCAACACTCGAGGCGAGAAGATAGGCGAGCACACCGGCATTCACCGTTACACCATCGGTCAGCGTCGCGGACTCGGGATCGCGCACGAGAAACCGCTCTATGTCGTCCAGATCGAGCGTTTGAAGAATCAGATCATCGCCGGCGAAAAAGAAGAACTCGACGCGTACGAATTCATCGCAAAAGGCGTCAACTGGGTTGCGTTCGACACACCGTCGGCAGCAGTTCGCGCGCAGGTGAAGATCCGCTACCGCCACGAACCCGCGTCGGCGACGATTCACGCGCTTCCCGGCGACCGCGCAAGAATTGTTTTCGACGAACCACAGGCGGCGATAACTCCGGGCCAGGCGACGGTCTGGTACGACGGCGAAGAAACGGTCGGCGGCGGATGGATTGAAAAGAACTAG
- a CDS encoding ceramidase domain-containing protein has translation MEETKPQQPGWREMVLIAIIVLSFAAIFFIPKFGQDPAYHDFADQRPFLGIPNFLDVASNLAFLIVGILGLRACFRTRAGIEWTVLFVGVALVSVGSGWYHWNPNNGTLVWDRLPMTIGFMGLFVALLSEHVGERLRMLLIPALLTGAASVFYWYHFDDLRFYAWVQVVPLLTVPLVLIIFPGRFSHRWLLLVALVFYVAAKLTETWDDQVFAATGSIVSGHTIKHLLSAIGVLAIWQMIRERRASPM, from the coding sequence ATGGAAGAAACGAAACCGCAACAACCTGGTTGGCGCGAGATGGTTCTGATCGCGATCATCGTTTTGTCTTTTGCCGCGATCTTCTTCATCCCGAAATTCGGCCAAGATCCGGCCTATCACGATTTCGCCGATCAACGTCCATTTCTCGGAATCCCGAACTTCCTTGACGTCGCGTCGAATTTAGCGTTTCTGATCGTCGGAATTCTTGGCCTGCGGGCTTGTTTCAGAACCCGCGCCGGGATCGAATGGACCGTTCTGTTCGTCGGCGTCGCTCTTGTCAGTGTCGGATCAGGCTGGTATCACTGGAATCCAAACAATGGGACGCTCGTTTGGGATCGTCTGCCGATGACCATCGGTTTTATGGGACTCTTCGTGGCGCTTCTGTCCGAACACGTCGGCGAGCGACTGCGTATGCTTTTGATACCGGCACTCTTGACTGGCGCGGCAAGCGTTTTTTATTGGTACCATTTCGACGATCTGCGTTTCTACGCCTGGGTCCAGGTCGTTCCGCTACTGACGGTTCCGCTCGTGCTGATCATCTTTCCGGGCCGTTTTTCACATCGCTGGCTGTTGCTGGTTGCGCTGGTTTTCTATGTCGCCGCGAAACTTACCGAAACGTGGGATGATCAGGTCTTCGCCGCGACCGGCTCGATCGTCAGCGGCCACACGATCAAGCACCTTCTATCGGCGATCGGGGTTCTCGCCATCTGGCAGATGATTCGTGAAAGACGAGCATCGCCAATGTAA
- a CDS encoding MoxR family ATPase, with amino-acid sequence MLTYTPQTVAHILNELRKVIVGQDDPIEQILVALLAEGHALVEGVPGTAKTLTIKTLARIIGAHFSRIQFTPDLMPSDVTGTNVFNMQTSQFSLRHGPIFTDILLADEINRTPPKTQAALLEAMEERQVTIDGERFQLSPLFTVLATENPIEYEGTYPLPEAQLDRFLLKINIDYPPVEAELEIVARWDQGFNSRRLEDVDVVPLSDVAAIQHCRAEVRAMRLEPGVQKYIVDIIRKTRSHPTILYGASPRAAVALLLCSKALAAIRGRDFVTPDDIRDVSAPVLRHRLALRAEAELDGATTDAVIADIIKGVEVPR; translated from the coding sequence ATGCTGACTTACACACCGCAAACCGTCGCTCATATCCTGAACGAACTCCGCAAGGTCATCGTCGGACAGGATGATCCGATCGAACAGATTCTCGTCGCGCTCCTGGCCGAGGGCCACGCGCTCGTCGAAGGCGTTCCGGGAACCGCGAAAACGCTCACGATCAAGACGCTTGCGCGGATCATCGGCGCACATTTTTCACGCATCCAGTTCACGCCGGACCTGATGCCGTCGGACGTTACCGGCACCAACGTTTTCAATATGCAGACGTCGCAATTCAGCCTGCGACACGGGCCGATCTTCACCGACATTCTGCTGGCCGACGAAATAAACCGCACCCCGCCGAAAACTCAGGCGGCGCTGCTCGAGGCGATGGAGGAACGCCAGGTGACGATCGACGGCGAACGATTCCAGCTTTCTCCTCTGTTTACCGTGCTCGCGACCGAGAATCCGATCGAGTATGAAGGAACATACCCGCTGCCCGAGGCGCAGCTTGATCGATTCCTGCTAAAGATAAACATCGATTATCCGCCGGTCGAGGCCGAACTCGAGATCGTCGCCCGCTGGGATCAGGGTTTCAACTCGCGCCGGCTCGAGGACGTGGATGTCGTGCCGCTTTCGGATGTCGCCGCGATTCAACATTGCCGCGCCGAGGTTCGCGCGATGCGCCTCGAACCCGGCGTGCAGAAATACATTGTCGACATCATCCGCAAGACCCGCAGTCACCCGACGATTCTTTATGGTGCGAGTCCGCGCGCGGCAGTCGCTCTGCTGCTTTGTTCAAAAGCACTGGCGGCGATCCGCGGTCGCGATTTCGTGACTCCGGATGACATTCGCGACGTCTCGGCTCCGGTTTTGCGCCATCGACTCGCGCTTCGCGCCGAAGCCGAACTCGACGGTGCGACGACCGATGCCGTGATCGCGGACATCATCAAAGGCGTTGAAGTTCCGCGATAG